One genomic segment of Penaeus chinensis breed Huanghai No. 1 chromosome 13, ASM1920278v2, whole genome shotgun sequence includes these proteins:
- the LOC125031520 gene encoding aspartate aminotransferase, cytoplasmic-like → MATSRFADIQQAPPIEVFHVMKAFSDSTHEKKVNLSVGAYRTDEAKPWVLPVVRKVEAELAADMTLNHEYLPILGLESFSTAAAKMLLGATHPAIAEGRMTSVQVLSGTGGLRIAAEFLHRILKYNTFYFSTPTWGNHRLIFTQAGFTDVKQYRYWDGKTKGLDFDGMIEDLQNAPENSVVILHACAHNPTGVDPTQDQWKKIADVMEERKLFPLFDSAYQGFASGDLDKDAWAVRLFAERGFEMIATQSFSKNFGLYNERIGNLMIIVKDPSVIIPMRSQITLLVRGSYSNPPSHGARIVSRVLNDEALFGEWKECIKIMSGRIIEMRKGLQERLEKLGTPGTWNHITAQIGMFSFTGLSAEQSKYLAEKYHIYLLSSGRINMCGLTTGNIDYVAEAINDAVCNVKA, encoded by the exons ATGGCCACTAGCAGGTTTGCCGATATCCAGCAGGCGCCTCCTATTGAGGTGTTCCATGTGATGAAGGCTTTTTCTGACAGCACTCACGAGAAGAAGGTTAACTTGAGTGTTGGAG CATACAGGACAGATGAGGCTAAGCCATGGGTTCTGCCTGTGGTGAGGAAGGTAGAGGCAGAACTTGCTGCAGACATGACTCTCAACCACGAGTACCTGCCGATCCTTGGTCTGGAGTCCTTTAGCACCGCTGCTGCCAAGATGCTTCTCGGAGCAACTCATCCAGCTATCGCAGAAGGCAGG ATGACCTCGGTGCAGGTGCTCTCAGGCACTGGAGGACTGCGTATTGCTGCTGAGTTCCTCCACAGAATACTCAAGTACAATACCTTCTATTTCTCAACACCAACCTGGG GCAACCACCGCTTGATCTTTACCCAAGCTGGCTTTACTGATGTCAAGCAGTACCGTTACTGGGATGGAAAAACCAAGGGCCTTGACTTCGATGGGATGATTGAGGACCTCCAAAATGCCCCTGAGAACTCTGTAGTGATCCTCCATGCCTGTGCCCACAATCCTACAGGAGTGGATCCCACGCAG GACCAGTGGAAGAAGATTGCTGATGTCATGGAGGAGAGGAAGCTGTTCCCCTTGTTTGACTCTGCTTACCAAGGATTTGCTTCTGGAGACCTTGACAAAGATGCATGGGCTGTCCGTCTCTTTGCTGAACGTGGATTCGAGATGATCGCTACTCAATCCTTCTCTAAGAACTTTGGCCTGTACA ATGAACGTATTGGCAACCTGATGATTATCGTGAAGGATCCCTCTGTGATTATCCCCATGAGATCCCAGATCACACTGCTTGTCCGAGGCTCATACTCTAATCCTCCAAGCCACGGTGCAAGGATTGTTTCCAGAGTTCTCAATGACGAGGCCCTGTTTGGAGAATG GAAAGAATGTATCAAGATCATGAGTGGCCGAATTATTGAAATGCGAAAGGGGCTGCAGGAACGTTTGGAGAAATTGGGAACACCTGGAACCTGGAACCACATCACTGCTCAGATTGGCATGTTCTCATTCACAGGCCTTTCAG CTGAGCAATCTAAGTACCTAGCAGAGAAATACCACATTTATTTATTGTCCAGTGGCAGAATTAACATGTGTGGTTTGACAACAGGCAACATTGATTATGTTGCAGAAGCAATTAATGATGCAGTCTGCAATGTTAAGGCTTAA